ATAATTCGTGTAACAGTTTGATTATAAAATTTTCTTTATCAATAATATCTAAACTGTTGTCCAATAAAGATTTAAAGTTAAAAAAAACTAGGGCAAAGGCTTGATTACTGTTATTGTTGTCTATAAATAGACCGTATAAGTTGTTGTTACCTATAAGATCTATTCTGCACGGATTCAGTTCACTGTATTCAACTTTTTCGGTCTGTACAAAAAGGCAGTCTAGGTCAGGTCTATAAATTGTCCCTTGCTCCAATATTAGTAATTGGTTGATTATTTCACTTTTATATATGTTTTCACCATATACATCATCATTATCACCAAAAAACGAAAATATATCTGCATTGTTCATGTACTTTTCCTCCTTGTATGAGATTGTGTTTATGTCCAAGGTTCAAACTCTTTTTACTCTATCACAAACTTAAAAAGTAAAAAAGCAGACCGTAATGGTCTGCTTATGTTTTGATACTGATCTTAATCTTCTTTTACAAACCAAAGTTTTGGATTTGTTAAACAAAGCCATAAACATTTTGTATAGTACAAGGTGATAGTTTTTAAATATTTTCTAGCTACTTTTTTTAGAAAGATAGACAAAATTTCCCTGAGCCACATTTCGGTTAGTAAGACTGGTACCAATTTTACATTATGCAAATCTTTTGGTAGGTCAAGTTGAAATCCGACTACCATGTCTGGAAAAGGTATGTGGTTGCAAGTTATTACTTCAAGACAACAACTAACCCTTTTGTATTTAAAAGACCAGCCAACTATAAAAACTTCAATTCCTTTTATACTTCGGTTTGGGTCACCTGATCTAACATAGCTAGCAAATGGTTTAAAAGGACCAAATTTATGATATTTTTTTACGAATTTGTAAAAGTGATCCCAAAGAGGACCTTCTTCCGCTATTACTGGTAATTTTTTTTCGTATACTATCGGTAAATGTTTTGTCTCCATTGGGACACCTCCTTGTTTTGGTTGAAAATAGTGCTTCCAAAAACTAATACTAGCATTATATTTGAGTGTAAGCAAAAAGATAGATTTAGTGGTTAGTTTAAGGTTGGTTGAAGTTTAACGTTGTGTTATGAGAAAATTCCCCTAGTATCTAAACACTTCACCATTGTATAATTCAAAGATATTTTAAAAATAAATTTATTTACTTCATGAAAATTATTGGCGGTTTCTTTTTAAGGGTGTTTGGTGCATTGATCTTCACAGGTCTTATTTTTATATTGTATGGTTGGCAGCAAGTGGCTTTGGCGGCGTCACTTAGTGATCTTGGTCCCCAGACAGTTGAGTCTACTCCTTTAAGTCAAGGGACTCTTTTTGTAGCACCAGACGGAAGTGGTACTAATTGTACAGAAGTGTCTCCGTGTAGTATTTGGACGGCAAACGGCAAGGTTGTGCCGGGTGACGTGGTTTTTTTGCGGGGAGGGACTTACGCTTTAGATAAAAAAGTAAATATGTACCACACAGCTACGGCTGCTAATCCAATAGTATTTGAAAGTTACCCGGGAGAGTGGGCGGTGTTTGACGGTGGTCAGAACGAAAAAGGGTTGAAAGTTTTTTTACAGCTAACTGGAAAACATATTCAGCTACGTAAGTTTGAAGTCAAAAACATGCCGGTCCAAGGTATCTGGATTGGTGGTACAGATAACTTACTTGACGGTATACATGTGCACCATAATGCTTTGAGTGGTATTCAGGTCTATAGCCCCTACGATCAGTATCCATATGATGCCTATGGTTCTCGAAATGTTATTCGCAACTGTACTTCTCATGACAACTCTGACGCTGGGCTAACTTCATCCGGCTTTGGTGATGGAAATAATGCTGATGGTGTAGCAATCTCTTCTGGTGAAGGTAATAGAGTTGAGCATTGTTTGGTCTACCATAACTCCGATGATGGTATCGACGCCTGGCGGTCAACTAATACTTATTTTGGTTACAATATTGTTCATTCCAATGGTTATGCTAGCGGTAATGGTAATGGTATAAAGGCTGGGTCATCACAAGGACAAAGTTTTGGTACTATTGTGGAGCATAACTTGTCATACTCAAATGCTGGATATGGTGGCATTATCCATAATGGAGGAGTAGACCAGACATATATTAATAATACGACTTGGAATAACGCAACTTACGGCCTGGTTTTATCAAAGGAGGTAACAGCTCTTAATAACGTAACCACAGACCCGCTTGGTCCAAGTAATCCAAAATACGCAGACAACAACTCTTGGCAACGCACCGGTACGGTGGAATTTATCAGTACCAACCCAAGCTCTTCGAGTTTCCTAAAACCAATAGCCGGTGGAGGTTTTGAAGATATTGGGGCTTATGCTGGAGTATCGAGTGGTGGGACAACAGTGTCTCTATCAGATCTGGTAGTGGAAAGTTTGTCGTACGACGAAAGTACTGGAAAGTTTACCGCAGTAGTAAAAAATCAAGGGGCGGCCGCTACACCAAGTAATAAGAGTATAGGAGTAGCCTTCTTGGTAGATGATATTGAAAAGGTCCAAGGGCAAACCTCTGGCCCGTTGGCTGTAGGAGCATCAGTGAGTATTGTTAGTGGTAGTGTTTATACAGTATCAGAAGGCTCACATACATTAACTGCCAAAGTTGATAGCAATGGTAATATTTCTGAGTCTAATGAATCTAACAATAATTTTAGTCAAGACATTACAATTGCCGGTTCGTCTTCAAATATCTCTGTTGGTACAATAGATGGCATCGGTCCACAACCCATCACCCCAACTCCTCTTAGCCAAGGTACTATCTTCGTTGCACCAAATGGTACTGGAGCTGCCTGTACTGACGCCAATCCTTGTGACATCTGGACTGCTATTGACAAAGCTGTAGCTGGAGATGTCGTTTTCCTTAAAGGTGGTACTTACCAAGTAACTAAGAACATTTACCTCAATAATATTGGTACTGCTTCCAATCCGGTGATCTATGAGAGCTATCCAGGACAAAAAGCGGTGTTTGATGGAGCTAGTCTGCTAAGAGGAAGCTGGACTCAATTATTAATCACGGGTAAATATATACACTTACGCAATATAGAGGTAAAAGGAATGCCTAGATCTGGTATTGAGATTAACGGTACTGATAATATCGTTGATGGTATACACTCTCATCATAATACTCTGTCTGGTATCAGTATATACAGTTCTCCTAATGGTGATGATAAGCCTAATGCTGGTTCCAGGAATATTATGCGTAATTGTATTGCGCACGATAACTCCGATGCTGGTTTAACTGGTAGTGGTTATAATGACGGTAATAATGCTGACGGTTTGAAGGTTCATAGTGGTTTTGATAATAGGGTTGAAAATTGTCTGGTCTACAACAATTCTGATGATGGTATTGATACTTGGGTGTCGGTGGGAACTTATGTTGGTTATAGTATCTTCTATTCTAATGGTTTAGCGGCAGGTGATGGTAACGGCATCAAAGCTGGAGGTATCAAAGCTGGCACTACTGTTCAGGGTAGAAACGCTTACATCGATCACAACATATCTTATTCTAATCGGAGTAGAGGTTTGGATACAAACCAAGGAAAAAATGTTACTTTCATCAATAACACCACTTGGAATAACGCTGCTAGAGGAACTTTTGCTGGTGATACTACAATGAAAAATAACATATCTACCGACACTAAAATTTGGTCAGTTGATGCTGGTATTCAAGTAAACAACTCTTGGCAACGCACCGGTACGGTGGAATTTATCAGTACCAACCCAAGCTCTTCGAGTTTCCTAAAACCAACAGCCGGTGGAGGTTTTGAAGATATTGGGGCTTATGCTTCTATGGTTTCGTCGAATTCGTCCAGTAACGGCAGTAACACACAAGGGACAAGTTTAATTAATAACACTACTTCTAATACGACTAACTCATTGTCGTCTGGTGGTGGTTCTGGTTCTTCTAATACAGCAAATTCAAGTAATGACAATTTATCTAATACTTCAACGGGAGATAGTGTTGCACCGACTGAATCTCCAATTACCACCAATAGTCTTAATAATTCAGTGATGGCAAGTACCCAGCCGATTTTAACTACCAAGATGGGTATTGGTTCAAGAGGATCAGAGGTCAAACTACTCCAACAATTGTTGAACAGAGATCCTGTCACTCAAGTGGCTGCTTACGGTGACGGCTCCAAGGGTAATGAAACTGATTTTTACGGAACATTAACCGCGGAAGCAGTTGGAAAGTTTCAAATTAAATATGGAGTATTGCAAAGCAGAAACGAAGAAGGTTATGGAAATGTCGGTCCTCTTACACTAGCAAAGCTCAATGCGGTGTTTTCAACTCCGAGCCCTTCCGCTGAGCTTGTTGGACAAGCTTTACTTATGCAGCAGATAAATGACTTACTAAATCAGGTGCGATATTTGCAGTCATTATTGGCCCAGAAAATGAACGGCAATATCGGGACTGTGTTTACTAGGAATTTAGCTTACGGATCAGAAGGTGAGGATGTTCGTCGGTTGCAAATAAAACTAAATACAGATTTGGAAACCCAAGTTTCGCTGACTGGTGATGGGGCACCTGGATTGGAGACGACTTTCTTTGGTAAGGGTACTGAGGCGGCGGTTAAACGCTTTCAAGAAAAGTACAACATTATTAATTACGGAACACCAGAGACCACCGGTTACGGAGCCTTTGGTCCGGCCACTAGAGTAATGATGGAGAGCTTGTATTAGGATTTGCCCAAAAAAGTTAAAGGTAGGAATTGAAACCGTACCCGAAGTCGAGTGCGGTTTTATGTTTGTTAAAGAATATCTTCTTTGACTATTAGTCCGTCTTCCATTCTTACTATCCGATTACAGTGCTTGGTATACTCTTCTTCGTGAGTGACCATAACTATAGTTTGACCTTGTTTATTTAAAAGACCCAATAGGTCAATGATGGCGGCACCGGAAACCGAGTCAAGATTAGCGGTCGGTTCGTCGGCAAAAATAATTTTAGGATTACCAACAATCGCTCTAGCGATGGCTACACGTTGTTGTTCACCACCGGATAATTGAGAGGGAAGATTCTCATCTTTCCCTTCAAGATCGACGGCGCTCAGCATATCGGAAGCCCTGTCTCGAGATTCGTCCCAGTCATTACCTTTCATTAGAAGGGGGAGCATAACATTCTCAATCGCGCTTAAGTCGGGTGCCAAGGCATAATCTTGGAAGATATAGCCAAGAGTATTAAGGCGGAATTCTGTTTGGTCACTTTCTGGTAGTTGACTGACATCAACGTTGTCGATAATGATGGTACCTTCGGTGGGATGATCAAGGACGGATAGCTGATACATAAGAGTGGACTTACCAGCCCCGGATTTACCCATGATGGCAATGAATTCACCTTCAGATACAGTAAAATCGACTCCTTTAAGTACATGGGTTGAGACATCGCCGGTAGTAAAAGTTCTATGAATGTTTTTTGCTTTTATTAGTTTCATAATATTTTTATTTTCTACCTAGGATAGAGTTAAGAGTGTTTTGTCTAGTGATCAGCCAGGCAGGTAAAAAGCCAGCAATCAAGGTGGTGAAGAAGAGAGTGACGAATTTATAAAAAGTGAGAACCGGATCAGCTACTAAGATACCTTCACTGAAAGGGAATTGTATCGGGTTGATCTCAAAATATGGGATTAGTACACCATAAGTTAGTAGGGCACCTAAAGCCGATCCAATTAAAGCGTAAAAAGCAGCTTGTAGAACATAAGCAATTTCAATTGCCCGCTCGCTAATACCTATACCTTTTAAGATACCAATATTACGGCGCCTTGATAAAGCGTTTATAAAAATGATTATGAAGATGGTAATGGAGGCAACTACTAAGCCAATTGAGCCGATAAAGTTACCGAGCAAATTAAAGGTCTTTTTTATATCAGCAATAAATTTTGGTGTTCCTTCTTCAAAGGTTTGGATTTTAGCGTATTCATCCAAGCCGCTTCTGACCAGTGCTTCTTTCACGTTAGAATTTTTAGTTGGGTCAGCGATTTTGACGGCTATCAAATCAGCGTTCTGGTCAATTCGTCCAAATAGTCTTCGAAACTCTCTTTCGGAAATATAGGTGTTTAAGTTTACGTCGTCGACTTTAGATTGCAAAATTCCTTTGACGGTAAATTCTTTCGATATGTCACCAGCCGTTAGTCTGACACTATCACCAGGGTGAACGTCTTCAATAGTTTCAAAAATGTCACCGTACAACTCAGCGTACTGACTTAGATAATAGGCGCCAATCAAAATCATACCTTCTTCGTTTGGGCTAAGATATTCTCCCTCCACGACAAATTCACTTAAATCTGATGTTTGATTTTCGGTTATGGGATCTACGCCGGATACTTTGACATTGGTTACATCAGCATCTCCTTTTAAATCCCTTCTTTCTTTGTAGTTGGCTTCCAATTCACCGACACCAAGGTAGCGAACAGATCTAGTGGTAACTTCTGGGTATGTATCGAGTTCACGGACTATGGCTTGGGTGTTTACTATATGATCTTCATCACTTTTGGCTGAGACAATTAAGTCACCCATGGAGTTTTCGCGAACAGCATTTTCGGCTCCGGTAATTAGTCCAACCAAAACACCTGATACCGCTATCAGGTTTAGAAAAGTCAGCATCATGACAAAAATAATTAGAGCTGTAGTCCAAAAGCTAGCTCGTTGAATCTGTCTAAAGCCAAGCAGTAGTCCGATTCTAAAAGTACGCATAAGTCATTACGGAGCAATTACCACATCGTTTTCGTTTAAGCCTTCAATTACGGCGTAGCCATCATTGCCGATAAAATCGACTGTTATCGGGATAGTAATTGCCGTGTTGTTTTGGGGGACTAGGACGGTGTAATTACCATCTTCTTCAGTTAAAAATCGTTTTGGTAAACGCAGGACATTTTTACGCTCTTCAACTATTATATTTATGTCAGCATTGAGGCCGCCGCGGAGCCAATTAACTGGTTCATCAAGAATCATGGTGGTCTCAAAATAGGAGACACCGGCAATTGTCTCTGCCAGCGGAGAGACAAAAGTTATGGTGGCGGTCAAGACTTCATCACTGTGAGCATCAAATACTAACTCAGCCTTTTGTCCTAAGGTGACCTTGGTTATATCGATTTCTGGAATTAGAGCATTGATTTCAAAAAAGTCATCAGCCACCATGGTAACAACCGGTTCAAGTCCGACCGTTTCGCCTAGAGCTGGTTTAATATCAGTAACCGTGCCAGCAAAGGGTGCGTAGAGTATATGGTCTTTAATTTGGGCACCGATACGAGCTAACTCAGCTTGTGATTGGGTAACTTTAGCTTCGTTTCTTTCTACGGCTTCGGTGCGAGGGTTGGCAGTAGTTAGAGTTTCGTTTTGTTTGGCTAATTCCAAATCTTGTCTTAAGGCATCTATGGTGTTGTTTTTGGTGGTAACTGCTAGATTATAGGCGTTTAAGTTGGTTACGTAAGAGCTACTTTCGGTATTTGGTATTTTTATTGTCCATTCAGAGTTACCGTATTTTGAGTTAGGATCAAATTGTATATACAAACCGCAGTTACCAAGTGGGGCAGCGCTGTTGGTGTAGGCAACGTGAGTTCCGCTTTCGAGGCCACTTAATACATAAGAGTATCCTGACTCTGCGTCAGAACGATAGGTTTTTAAAGTGTATTCTCCTTTCTCACAAGTATAGGTGCCAGTAATGGTGGGTGCGGTACTGTCTTCGTCGGAGTCGGTTGGTTGGGCTGTTAGGTTGCTTGATAGGAGAGTGCGGTAGGCATTGGTTACTTTTATTTCTTGCTCACGGAGGGCTTGCTCTAGCGCTTCTTCCGCTATCTTTACTTTTGTTTTAGCGATATCACGTTCTTCTGGACGAGCTCCGGACAGGGTTTCTTCTTGGTTGGCTTTAGCAATTGTTAGGTCTCCTACAGCTCTTTGATATTCAGCTTGTAAATCCTGGTGTTTTAGTGATATTAGCAAATCATCCTTTTTAACAGTTTGTCCCTTAGAAACATTGATTGATTCAACTATTCCGGAAATTGGGAAAGCCAGTCTGGCGGTTTTGGTAGCATCAACGGTACCGGAAACAGATATAATCTGACTAACTGTACCAACATCGACATTGGCTGTGATCCATTCAGGTGTACTGTTTTTGTGTTTGACAAAGTAAGAAACTGACAAGATTATCACAATTAAAATAATGACAATGTAGCGGGTTTTCTTATTAAAAAAAGTTTTCATGTATCCGTACAGTATAGTACAAATGCTAGAGGTTTTAAATCTTTCTTGTGGTTTCAAAACATAAAAATAGAAGGCGACACCTCAAAATATCTAGAGGTGTCGCAATTATGAGTGACTATAGGGCGGTATGTATGATGATGGCGATACCAGCGTATGAACAAAGATCTCCAGTGAAACGTAGGTATTTACCACCAAAAAACAAAGTTAAGCCTATTGCAAAAAGAACAACAACAATAATAAGCGTATCCATGTCTTATTCCCTCGTGTGTTAGTGTCAAAGATAGAGTATACATATAAGTTATGTATTTCAAACACGATTTAGTGTTGTAGTAATACACAAAAGATGGTGGCTTTGGTAAAAAAATCTACACTCCCACTGCTATAATAATAAAATAACCCACATTATCTATGCCCACCCTCCACCACCTCCTCCAAACCACCCTCACCTTCCTCTTCACCCTCACCCTCTCTTTTGTCAGTGTATACATCCCTCAACCATACCACCAAGTCAACCACGCCGAAGCCGGAGTCGCCACCTTCAGTGGTCAGTTGATGGGTCTGGCCGAACAAGCCGTCAGTGCCGCCGCCAACGTGATGTCAGCGGCTATTGAGTCGGTCATCAGATTCAAGGAACTAGTCTGGGACCCCTTAGCCTGGAGTGTGGCCAAGGGCATGATCGCTGTCATGACTGCCAGTGTGGTCAGGTGGATCAACTCCGGTTTCCAAGGTTCCCCCGCCTTTGTCCAAGACCTGGAATACTACCTCTCCCGGGTTGGAGACCGAGTCTTTGGTGAATTCGTCAACGAACTCGGTATCGCCCCCTTTGTCTGCCGCCCCTTTAGACTTGACCTCCAAATCGCCCTCAACATCGGCTACCAAAGACACTACCGCGCCGGTTACCCAATTGGCGCCACCTACTGCAGCCTCGAAGGTGCTCTTGCCAACATCGACAACTTTGTTAACGGTAGCTTCAATGACGGTGGTTGGGACACTTGGTACACTGTCACCACCAGACCCAACACCTATACCCCCTATGGTAACTTCCTCTCCGTCAGTGGTGAAGCGGCTCTCAGAATCAACAACCAACAAGTTAACGCCACCCGTTTCCTAAACTTCGGTGACGGTTTCATGTCCAAAGCCATCTGTTCCCAAATCCCCCTCATCACCGGCGGAGCGATCACCAGAGAACGTTGTGCTGTCTCCACTCCGGGACAAGTCATCAACCAAACTCTTAACCACCACCTTGGGGCCGGTCTCGACAGTCTCATTGCCGCTGATGAGATCGGTGAGATCATTGGAGCTCTGGTGGGCCAACTGGCACAAAAGTCCCTGGAAGGCGCGGCCGGACTCCTTGGTCTCTCCGGTGGCACCGGCTACACCGACCCTAGCTACGGTACCTCCTACCTGGATGCTGCTATTACCCAGCAAGCCGCTAGCTCCTCTGAAGCGGTGGCCCAAGCTGACCAACTCTCCAACAACACCTACAACCAAGCCGCCAACCAAGCCGAACAACAAGGACAACAAAGAGCTGATAATGCACAGGCGGGAGCGGATAGTACGACGAATACTGGTATTGATACTACTAATATAGACCAAGCTCTCCAGAATTTGATTGATATTCTTGGTGGGGGTGGGGGAACGGTTGCACCGACAGATCCGGTCATAACAGATCCTGTTCCGGTTGATCCGACTCCAGTTGATGATACCGGTCAATCTGGTTTGGCTTTCCCTGGAGCGGTAGGTTACGGTGCGCATGCTAAAGGTGGACGAAGTGGAGCAGTGATCTACGTAACAAATCTAAACGACTCAGGTCCTGGTAGTCTTAGAGCTGCTCTTACCGCCTTTGGTCCACGAACGGTTATTTTCAGGGTTGGTGGAACTATTGGACTTGAATCACCGATTGTAATCAAAAATCCATTTTTGACCATTGCTGGTCAAACTGCGCCTGGAGATGGAGTTCTTGTAAAATACAGTGGAGCAGGTGGTGGTTATACTACTCCACTTATAACAATTAATACACACGATGTGGTCATGCGTTATCTACGTTTACGTCGTGGACCAGGATTTATGACAGAATGTTGTGGCGATAACCTATCTTTAAGTAATGCTTCTAATGTCATTGTTGACCATGTTTCCATGAGTTGGTCGACCGATGAAAACACAGAAGCTTGGCCAGCTAATAATGTTACGGTTCAGTGGAGTATTATAACTGAAGGATTGATGCATGCTACACATTCACCTCTACCAAGTAGTGGTGGTCAAATACCAGACCACTCTTATGGAGCTATTTGGGGTCTTACAAGTAAAAATATAACAACCTACAGTAACTTGTTTGTTAATAATCTCGGTCGGAATGCGCTAATGGCTCCGAGAGACGGTGGAGATTTTCAATTTATTAATAACGTCATTCATAATGTGTGTTATGCCGCAGGATTTGACCAGTTGGGTTCAAAGTTGACCAGATTGGATGCGATTGGTAACACGATTCAGCTCGGTCCGAATTCTTGTCGCGCCGGTCGTCAGAACATAATGCTAATACGTACTCAGAAACCAGCTGATGGACTTTATGCTGATGGACCAAGAAGTGTTTACGTTAAGGACAATATTACTCCTAATAGAGCTGACGGCCAAGACGAATGGCTAGCAACCACGGATGGCTTTATAGGTCCTATCCCTGGACCTCTTTCAGAGCGTTCTCTTACTCCGCATAGCGGTATGCCTTCAGTGCCGGCTTTATCATCTTCTCAAGCAAGAGCAGCTGTTTTAGCCGGAGCTGGGGCTACTCTGCCTAGGAGAGACTCGGTTGATCAGAGGGCAGTAAATTATGCTCAAAATGGGGGTGGTAGATTAATTGATGATCCATCTGAGGTTGGTGGCTGGCCGGTCTTGAGAGGCGGTACACCTTATCCGGATGCAGATAAAGATGGTATGGATGATACTTGGGAAATTCAAAACGGCTTCGACCCAAATGATGGAACTGACGGAAACGGTGACCGAGATGGAGACGGGTACACAAACTTAGAAGAATTCCTTAACAGAACGACTCCATAAAGCTTTTGCTTTCTAAAATAAAACACTGGCTAGTAGCCAGTGTTTTATTTTGCCTGTGTCCGCCAACTTGGACTCGAACCAAGGACCACAGAGGTATATCGATTGAAAATTTCCTGTGTCCGCCAACTTGGACTCGAACCAAGGACCACAGAGGTATATCGATTGAAAATTTCCTGTGTCCGCCAACTTGGACTCGAACCAAGGACCACAGAGGTATAAGCTCTGCGCTCTACCAACTGAGCTATTGGCGGACACATTAAATTTTCAACGATACAATTCTTTGTCTCGAAAAACAAATGCTATCGCGCTTGTTTTCTCGACTCGAATTGTAAGCCTTCTGCTTGCTCTACACAACTCCGCTATTTGGCGGAAGAGTAGAACAGGTGAACTATACCGCGATTTTACAACTAACTCAACCGTGGATTTGGGCTATGTATAAAATAATCCACCCATTGCTTTTTTAGACAAAATGTATTTTACTAGAATTAGTCTGAACAAATAAAAGGAGGGACGAAAGACAATCAAAATAATGTTACTTAGTAAATACGTGTTGTTTTTCTTTAACCTTAATTCGATAAATAAAAGGGGGTGATTTAATTATGAGGCGCTTTTTTTCAATTCATAATGTAGTCGGGGTGGGGGGTGATACGACCTAGCTCCAGGTCACCTTGTTAATGGGAGTTGTTTTGAGTAACTAACAAAAGGCAGGACACCAACTCCTAGAAACTTGTACTGGCAGCCGTTTGATGATTTCAAGCGGCTGCATTTCGTATTTACTCCAAGTGCAAAGATTTCTCTAACGAACTAACTCGTTTGGCGATAAGCCGATGTTTTTCTAGAGCCTTGTCAGATTCAACTAATTTTCTAGCTTCGTTGCGAGCAGCTTCGACCAACCTCAGGTTTTTAATCGCTTCCATGCCAAGGTCGGATAGACCGGACTGTTTTTGACCGTAAAGTTCACCGGAGCCGCGGAATTGTAGATCGTATTCAGATAATTCAAAACCATTTTTGGCGGTAGTGAGGGCCTTGAGGCGGTCTTTGGTTTTTTGGCTTTTGCTTTCGGTGACTGCAAAACAGTAGGCTTGATGATTACCACGAATCACTCGACCACGTAATTGGTGAAGTTGAGCAAGACCAAAACGCTCAGCTCCTTCAATGATAATATTGGTGGCATTTGGTACGTTTACTCCAACTTCTACTACTGAAGTGGACACAAGTATGTCAATTTTGTGATCAGAAAAATCTTTCATAATTTTGTCTTTTTCTGTAGTTGTCATCTTGCTGTGCATGATAGCAATGCGATAGCCTTTGAATTCTTCTTTGCGCAGACGTTCGGCTTCGGTGGTGACGTTTTTTAGTTGTAAAGCATTTTCTTTATCCGGATCTGGCTCATCAATACGGGGACAGATGACATAAGCTTGACGACCGGTCTTTAGTTCTTCTTGTACATGTTCGTACATAGCTTTACTCTGTCCTGGACCGATGACTTTTGTAATGACTGGTTTTCGTCCACTCGGCATTTGATCGAGAAGAGTGATATCTAAGTCACCGTAGATAGTAAGGGCAAGAGTGCGAGGAATTGGTGTGGCGGTCATGGACAAAAGGTGTGGTAGGTAACCGTCTTTTTTGGCGAGCATTTTACGCTGGTTGGTACCAAAGCGATGTTGCTCGTCGATGATGACGTAAGCTAAATGCTTAAATTCGACACTTTTGTAGATAAGGGAATGAGTACCGATCAGGATCGGAATCTCGCCATTTTTAACCCACTTAAGAAGTTGAGCTTTAGAAATATTGGTGGGCTGGTCGGGATTTGTTTTTGATGGAAACTTTTGGCAGCCACTACTGGTTAAGAGCCCAATCTGAATCGGGAGATGCTTAAAATATTCAATAAAGCTTAAAAAATGCTGTTTAGCTAAGATTTCGGTCGGGGCCATATAGGCGACTTGGAGATTGCCGTACTCGAGCTTTTTACCCAAACCTTCCGGCGGGCGGGAGGTGACGACGGCGTAAGCGGTCGTGGCCGCGACTGCCGTCTTGCCACTACCGACATCACCTTCTAAAAGACGTGACATGGCGTGAGAACCACTAAAATCTTGGGTAATGGTTTCGATTGCTTTGCTTTGCGCTTTGGTTAATTTAAAAGGGAAGC
Above is a genomic segment from Candidatus Nomurabacteria bacterium containing:
- the recG gene encoding ATP-dependent DNA helicase RecG, yielding MNPNDLLSTHFRLDNPHQKALQRLGINTVEDLLYHLPVRYENISDVQSINGLSKGQDAVVYGQLTKLNTRKAWRSKVPIGEAYVEDGSAKIKVMWFNQPYIAKMYQEGVYVKLAGKVAGSDSKLYISNPEVELLNNLPIDRHDTIFKGTEVEDDTLYPIYRETKGVTSKWFYHTVLKCFEKGVLEKMTDPLPPEIIKPYNLPELKSALVWVHSPKKKEHAESARKRFAFSEVFYIQVQKARERAEANAATTYKINTDKKHLKAFTERFPFKLTKAQSKAIETITQDFSGSHAMSRLLEGDVGSGKTAVAATTAYAVVTSRPPEGLGKKLEYGNLQVAYMAPTEILAKQHFLSFIEYFKHLPIQIGLLTSSGCQKFPSKTNPDQPTNISKAQLLKWVKNGEIPILIGTHSLIYKSVEFKHLAYVIIDEQHRFGTNQRKMLAKKDGYLPHLLSMTATPIPRTLALTIYGDLDITLLDQMPSGRKPVITKVIGPGQSKAMYEHVQEELKTGRQAYVICPRIDEPDPDKENALQLKNVTTEAERLRKEEFKGYRIAIMHSKMTTTEKDKIMKDFSDHKIDILVSTSVVEVGVNVPNATNIIIEGAERFGLAQLHQLRGRVIRGNHQAYCFAVTESKSQKTKDRLKALTTAKNGFELSEYDLQFRGSGELYGQKQSGLSDLGMEAIKNLRLVEAARNEARKLVESDKALEKHRLIAKRVSSLEKSLHLE